In one Parambassis ranga chromosome 6, fParRan2.1, whole genome shotgun sequence genomic region, the following are encoded:
- the unk gene encoding RING finger protein unkempt homolog isoform X1, which produces MSKTHAQPPSSSAATTTGGPSSSSSSSPAGGSTSPATVLNAQPEKPQHYTYLKEFRTEQCPLFVQHKCTQHRPFSCFHWHFLNQRRRRPIRRRDGTFNYSPDVYCTKYDEGTGTCPDGDECPFLHRTAGDTERRYHLRYYKTGSCIHETDSKGHCSKNGSHCAFAHGSHDLRSPVYDIREVQVMESQGGSGASEGGGGDGQSGQAASTALIEKILSEEPRWQDNNYVLSHYKTELCKKPPRLCRQGYACPYYHNSKDRRRSPHKHKYRALPCPAVKQSEEWGDPSKCEGAEGCQYCHTRTEQQFHPEIYKSTKCNDMQQCGSCPRGPFCAFAHVEKPFGPEEPSFPNPSSPPPPRPPDPLPVQEAPSSSPSSHNMGPVPCSVPDPFSPSVGSCVAEQGLLGSVLSLCEDMVGAAEPLSPWAGEGGYGRAPGFEREDQAKQRSFALEQRNREFAPTQIKQDLSVFLPVGSPLSLSSSIPSSLAATPPSPAPLGPHGSSIASGMNANALPFYPTSETVESVVESALDDLDLNDFGVSALERSLESSSGLPSVGVMLGGSQLQSSAPVNIPGSFSSSAPFSSPSPSPPVRPHASPFFSTHLSQPGQSESTFLGPSHSSLGLNGMSTNIWEHFPSGQGSPGTPPTLLPSVPCAETNRLKQELEEAHRALKQWGHSWRHTAQSWAALKADAEESRAHAARLAMEAERARQAEEDAQRQVSLLQEALESLRNGDNPHLALHQLQLLHRLPLESVLSLQAQLCSCLHAVEQQVVYRKQRQCCVTCGEQGSVSLPCSHGLQCESCSTSTECPLCPEQTLEQQLS; this is translated from the exons ATGTCTAAAACACACGCACAGCCCCCATCATCTTCGGCAGCGACGACTACCGGGGGACCCTCTTCGTCCTCTTCGTCTTCGCCCGCAGGGGGGTCGACATCTCCCGCAACTGTGCTGAACGCACAGCCCGAGAAACCTCAACATTACAC ATATTTGAAGGAGTTCAGAACTGAACAGTGCCCCTTGTTCGTacaacacaaatgtacacagcACCGGCCTTTTTCCTGCTTCCACTGGCATTTCCTGAACCAGCGGCGCCGCAGACCCATCCGCAGACGGGACGGCACCTTTAACTACAGCCCAGATGTTTACTGTACTAAATATGATGAGGGGACAGGAACATGCCCTGATGGAGATGA GTGCCCATTTTTACATCGAACAGCAGGCGACACAGAGCGCAGATACCATCTCCGTTACTATAAGACCGGATCATGTATCCATGAAACAGATTCAAAAGGCCACTGCAGCAAAAATGGATCCCACTGTGCCTTCGCTCACGGATCGCATGACCTGCGGAGCCCTGTTTATGATATCCG AGAGGTGCAAGTGATGGAGTCGCAAGGAGGCTCAGGGGCCTcggaaggaggtggaggagacggACAGTCAGGACAGGCAGCGAGTACAGCCCTGATAGAGAAGATTCTGAGTGAGGAGCCACGCTGGCAAG ATAACAACTACGTGCTGTCCCACTACAAGACGGAGCTCTGTAAGAAGCCACCTCGCCTGTGTCGCCAAGGGTATGCCTGTCCATATTACCATAACAGCAAAGACAGGAGGCGCAGCCCGCACAAGCACAAATACAG AGCGTTGCCGTGTCCAGCTGTGAAACAGAGTGAAGAATGGGGAGATCCCAGTAAATGTGAGGGAGCAGAGGGATGTCAGTACTGCCACACGAGAACAGAACAGCAGTTCCATCCAGAG ATCTATAAATCCACCAAGTGTAATGACATGCAGCAGTGTGGCAGCTGTCCTAGAGGGCCCTTCTGTGCCTTTGCCCATGTTGAAA AGCCCTTTGGTCCCGAGGAGCCATCGTTCCCCAACCCCAGCTCCCCTCCACCTCCTAGACCTCCAGACCCTCTTCCTGTCCAGGAGGCTCCATCGTCAAGTCCCAGTAGTCACAACATGGGGCCTGTGCCTTGTTCCGTGCCAGACCCCTTCTCCCCCTCTGTAGGGTCATGTGTGGCAGAGCAGGGGCTGCTGGGtagtgttttgtctttgtgtgaggACATGGTTGGTGCAGCAGAGCCTCTGTCTCcgtgggcaggagagggagggtATGGCCGGGCGCCTGGGTTTGAGCGGGAAGACCAG GCTAAGCAGAGAAGTTTTGCTCTTGAGCAGCGAAACAGAGAATTTGCACCAACACAAATTAAGCAG gacctgtctgtgtttctgccgGTCGGCAGCCCTTTGAGTCTGTCCTCCAGCATCCCCTCCAGTCTGGCTGCCACACCACCCAGCCCCGCCCCCCTCGGTCCTCACGGATCCAGCATCGCCTCGGGCATGAATGCTAACGCTCTGCCCTTCTACCCCACCAGTGAGACTGTAGAGTCAGTTGTTG AGTCGGCCCTGGATGACCTTGACCTGAATGATTTTGGTGTGTCAGCATTGGAGAGAAGCCTGGAGAGCAGCTCTGGTCTGCCCAGTGTGGGAGTGATGCTGG gaGGTAGCCAGCTTCAGAGTTCCGCTCCAGTCAACATCCCAGGGTCTTTCAGCAGCTCCGCTCCTTTTAGCTCCCCTTCACCATCACCCCCAGTGAGGCCGCATGCTTCGCCGTTCTTCTCCACTCATCTATCACAACCTGGCCAATCGGAGAGCACCTTCCTCGGACCATCTCATAGTTCTTTAG GTCTTAATGGAATGAGCACTAATATATGGGAGCACTTTCCTTCAGGCCAGGGTTCACCTGGTACACCCCCTACCCTGCTGCCTTCTGTGCCCTGTGCAGAGACTAACAGGCTCaaacaggagctggaggaagcacACAGGGCTTTAAAGCAGTGGGGTCACAGCTGGCGACACACAGCTCAG TCGTGGGCAGCTCTTAAAGCAGACGCAGAGGAGTCTCGTGCCCATGCGGCACGTTTAGCCATGGAAGCAGAGCGAGCcaggcaggcagaggaggacgCGCAGAGACAGGTTTCTCTCCTGCAGGAGGCGCTGGAGAGCTTAAGGAACGGAGACAATCCCCATCTTGCACTGCACCAACTCCAGCTGCTACACCGATTGCCGCTAGAGTCGGTCCTCAGTTTACAGGCTCAGCTCTGTAGCTGTTTACACGCCGTGGAACAA cagGTGGTGTACAGGAAACAGAGACAGTGTTGCGTGACGTGTGGGGAGCAGGGCTCGGTGTCGCTGCCCTGCAGCCACGGACTACAGTGCGAGAGctgctccacctccacagaGTGCCCGCTCTGCCCAGAACAGAccctggagcagcagctctctTGA
- the unk gene encoding RING finger protein unkempt homolog isoform X2, with amino-acid sequence MSKTHAQPPSSSAATTTGGPSSSSSSSPAGGSTSPATVLNAQPEKPQHYTYLKEFRTEQCPLFVQHKCTQHRPFSCFHWHFLNQRRRRPIRRRDGTFNYSPDVYCTKYDEGTGTCPDGDECPFLHRTAGDTERRYHLRYYKTGSCIHETDSKGHCSKNGSHCAFAHGSHDLRSPVYDIREVQVMESQGGSGASEGGGGDGQSGQAASTALIEKILSEEPRWQDNNYVLSHYKTELCKKPPRLCRQGYACPYYHNSKDRRRSPHKHKYRALPCPAVKQSEEWGDPSKCEGAEGCQYCHTRTEQQFHPEIYKSTKCNDMQQCGSCPRGPFCAFAHVEKPFGPEEPSFPNPSSPPPPRPPDPLPVQEAPSSSPSSHNMGPVPCSVPDPFSPSVGSCVAEQGLLGSVLSLCEDMVGAAEPLSPWAGEGGYGRAPGFEREDQAKQRSFALEQRNREFAPTQIKQDLSVFLPVGSPLSLSSSIPSSLAATPPSPAPLGPHGSSIASGMNANALPFYPTSETVESVVESALDDLDLNDFGVSALERSLESSSGLPSVGVMLGGSQLQSSAPVNIPGSFSSSAPFSSPSPSPPVRPHASPFFSTHLSQPGQSESTFLGPSHSSLGLNGMSTNIWEHFPSGQGSPGTPPTLLPSVPCAETNRLKQELEEAHRALKQWGHSWRHTAQSWAALKADAEESRAHAARLAMEAERARQAEEDAQRQVSLLQEALESLRNGDNPHLALHQLQLLHRLPLESVLSLQAQLCSCLHAVEQVVYRKQRQCCVTCGEQGSVSLPCSHGLQCESCSTSTECPLCPEQTLEQQLS; translated from the exons ATGTCTAAAACACACGCACAGCCCCCATCATCTTCGGCAGCGACGACTACCGGGGGACCCTCTTCGTCCTCTTCGTCTTCGCCCGCAGGGGGGTCGACATCTCCCGCAACTGTGCTGAACGCACAGCCCGAGAAACCTCAACATTACAC ATATTTGAAGGAGTTCAGAACTGAACAGTGCCCCTTGTTCGTacaacacaaatgtacacagcACCGGCCTTTTTCCTGCTTCCACTGGCATTTCCTGAACCAGCGGCGCCGCAGACCCATCCGCAGACGGGACGGCACCTTTAACTACAGCCCAGATGTTTACTGTACTAAATATGATGAGGGGACAGGAACATGCCCTGATGGAGATGA GTGCCCATTTTTACATCGAACAGCAGGCGACACAGAGCGCAGATACCATCTCCGTTACTATAAGACCGGATCATGTATCCATGAAACAGATTCAAAAGGCCACTGCAGCAAAAATGGATCCCACTGTGCCTTCGCTCACGGATCGCATGACCTGCGGAGCCCTGTTTATGATATCCG AGAGGTGCAAGTGATGGAGTCGCAAGGAGGCTCAGGGGCCTcggaaggaggtggaggagacggACAGTCAGGACAGGCAGCGAGTACAGCCCTGATAGAGAAGATTCTGAGTGAGGAGCCACGCTGGCAAG ATAACAACTACGTGCTGTCCCACTACAAGACGGAGCTCTGTAAGAAGCCACCTCGCCTGTGTCGCCAAGGGTATGCCTGTCCATATTACCATAACAGCAAAGACAGGAGGCGCAGCCCGCACAAGCACAAATACAG AGCGTTGCCGTGTCCAGCTGTGAAACAGAGTGAAGAATGGGGAGATCCCAGTAAATGTGAGGGAGCAGAGGGATGTCAGTACTGCCACACGAGAACAGAACAGCAGTTCCATCCAGAG ATCTATAAATCCACCAAGTGTAATGACATGCAGCAGTGTGGCAGCTGTCCTAGAGGGCCCTTCTGTGCCTTTGCCCATGTTGAAA AGCCCTTTGGTCCCGAGGAGCCATCGTTCCCCAACCCCAGCTCCCCTCCACCTCCTAGACCTCCAGACCCTCTTCCTGTCCAGGAGGCTCCATCGTCAAGTCCCAGTAGTCACAACATGGGGCCTGTGCCTTGTTCCGTGCCAGACCCCTTCTCCCCCTCTGTAGGGTCATGTGTGGCAGAGCAGGGGCTGCTGGGtagtgttttgtctttgtgtgaggACATGGTTGGTGCAGCAGAGCCTCTGTCTCcgtgggcaggagagggagggtATGGCCGGGCGCCTGGGTTTGAGCGGGAAGACCAG GCTAAGCAGAGAAGTTTTGCTCTTGAGCAGCGAAACAGAGAATTTGCACCAACACAAATTAAGCAG gacctgtctgtgtttctgccgGTCGGCAGCCCTTTGAGTCTGTCCTCCAGCATCCCCTCCAGTCTGGCTGCCACACCACCCAGCCCCGCCCCCCTCGGTCCTCACGGATCCAGCATCGCCTCGGGCATGAATGCTAACGCTCTGCCCTTCTACCCCACCAGTGAGACTGTAGAGTCAGTTGTTG AGTCGGCCCTGGATGACCTTGACCTGAATGATTTTGGTGTGTCAGCATTGGAGAGAAGCCTGGAGAGCAGCTCTGGTCTGCCCAGTGTGGGAGTGATGCTGG gaGGTAGCCAGCTTCAGAGTTCCGCTCCAGTCAACATCCCAGGGTCTTTCAGCAGCTCCGCTCCTTTTAGCTCCCCTTCACCATCACCCCCAGTGAGGCCGCATGCTTCGCCGTTCTTCTCCACTCATCTATCACAACCTGGCCAATCGGAGAGCACCTTCCTCGGACCATCTCATAGTTCTTTAG GTCTTAATGGAATGAGCACTAATATATGGGAGCACTTTCCTTCAGGCCAGGGTTCACCTGGTACACCCCCTACCCTGCTGCCTTCTGTGCCCTGTGCAGAGACTAACAGGCTCaaacaggagctggaggaagcacACAGGGCTTTAAAGCAGTGGGGTCACAGCTGGCGACACACAGCTCAG TCGTGGGCAGCTCTTAAAGCAGACGCAGAGGAGTCTCGTGCCCATGCGGCACGTTTAGCCATGGAAGCAGAGCGAGCcaggcaggcagaggaggacgCGCAGAGACAGGTTTCTCTCCTGCAGGAGGCGCTGGAGAGCTTAAGGAACGGAGACAATCCCCATCTTGCACTGCACCAACTCCAGCTGCTACACCGATTGCCGCTAGAGTCGGTCCTCAGTTTACAGGCTCAGCTCTGTAGCTGTTTACACGCCGTGGAACAA GTGGTGTACAGGAAACAGAGACAGTGTTGCGTGACGTGTGGGGAGCAGGGCTCGGTGTCGCTGCCCTGCAGCCACGGACTACAGTGCGAGAGctgctccacctccacagaGTGCCCGCTCTGCCCAGAACAGAccctggagcagcagctctctTGA
- the unk gene encoding RING finger protein unkempt homolog isoform X3, whose protein sequence is MSKTHAQPPSSSAATTTGGPSSSSSSSPAGGSTSPATVLNAQPEKPQHYTYLKEFRTEQCPLFVQHKCTQHRPFSCFHWHFLNQRRRRPIRRRDGTFNYSPDVYCTKYDEGTGTCPDGDECPFLHRTAGDTERRYHLRYYKTGSCIHETDSKGHCSKNGSHCAFAHGSHDLRSPVYDIREVQVMESQGGSGASEGGGGDGQSGQAASTALIEKILSEEPRWQDNNYVLSHYKTELCKKPPRLCRQGYACPYYHNSKDRRRSPHKHKYRALPCPAVKQSEEWGDPSKCEGAEGCQYCHTRTEQQFHPEIYKSTKCNDMQQCGSCPRGPFCAFAHVEKPFGPEEPSFPNPSSPPPPRPPDPLPVQEAPSSSPSSHNMGPVPCSVPDPFSPSVGSCVAEQGLLGSVLSLCEDMVGAAEPLSPWAGEGGYGRAPGFEREDQAKQRSFALEQRNREFAPTQIKQDLSVFLPVGSPLSLSSSIPSSLAATPPSPAPLGPHGSSIASGMNANALPFYPTSETVESVVESALDDLDLNDFGVSALERSLESSSGLPSVGVMLGGSQLQSSAPVNIPGSFSSSAPFSSPSPSPPVRPHASPFFSTHLSQPGQSESTFLGPSHSSLGLNGMSTNIWEHFPSGQGSPGTPPTLLPSVPCAETNRLKQELEEAHRALKQWGHSWRHTAQVVVGSS, encoded by the exons ATGTCTAAAACACACGCACAGCCCCCATCATCTTCGGCAGCGACGACTACCGGGGGACCCTCTTCGTCCTCTTCGTCTTCGCCCGCAGGGGGGTCGACATCTCCCGCAACTGTGCTGAACGCACAGCCCGAGAAACCTCAACATTACAC ATATTTGAAGGAGTTCAGAACTGAACAGTGCCCCTTGTTCGTacaacacaaatgtacacagcACCGGCCTTTTTCCTGCTTCCACTGGCATTTCCTGAACCAGCGGCGCCGCAGACCCATCCGCAGACGGGACGGCACCTTTAACTACAGCCCAGATGTTTACTGTACTAAATATGATGAGGGGACAGGAACATGCCCTGATGGAGATGA GTGCCCATTTTTACATCGAACAGCAGGCGACACAGAGCGCAGATACCATCTCCGTTACTATAAGACCGGATCATGTATCCATGAAACAGATTCAAAAGGCCACTGCAGCAAAAATGGATCCCACTGTGCCTTCGCTCACGGATCGCATGACCTGCGGAGCCCTGTTTATGATATCCG AGAGGTGCAAGTGATGGAGTCGCAAGGAGGCTCAGGGGCCTcggaaggaggtggaggagacggACAGTCAGGACAGGCAGCGAGTACAGCCCTGATAGAGAAGATTCTGAGTGAGGAGCCACGCTGGCAAG ATAACAACTACGTGCTGTCCCACTACAAGACGGAGCTCTGTAAGAAGCCACCTCGCCTGTGTCGCCAAGGGTATGCCTGTCCATATTACCATAACAGCAAAGACAGGAGGCGCAGCCCGCACAAGCACAAATACAG AGCGTTGCCGTGTCCAGCTGTGAAACAGAGTGAAGAATGGGGAGATCCCAGTAAATGTGAGGGAGCAGAGGGATGTCAGTACTGCCACACGAGAACAGAACAGCAGTTCCATCCAGAG ATCTATAAATCCACCAAGTGTAATGACATGCAGCAGTGTGGCAGCTGTCCTAGAGGGCCCTTCTGTGCCTTTGCCCATGTTGAAA AGCCCTTTGGTCCCGAGGAGCCATCGTTCCCCAACCCCAGCTCCCCTCCACCTCCTAGACCTCCAGACCCTCTTCCTGTCCAGGAGGCTCCATCGTCAAGTCCCAGTAGTCACAACATGGGGCCTGTGCCTTGTTCCGTGCCAGACCCCTTCTCCCCCTCTGTAGGGTCATGTGTGGCAGAGCAGGGGCTGCTGGGtagtgttttgtctttgtgtgaggACATGGTTGGTGCAGCAGAGCCTCTGTCTCcgtgggcaggagagggagggtATGGCCGGGCGCCTGGGTTTGAGCGGGAAGACCAG GCTAAGCAGAGAAGTTTTGCTCTTGAGCAGCGAAACAGAGAATTTGCACCAACACAAATTAAGCAG gacctgtctgtgtttctgccgGTCGGCAGCCCTTTGAGTCTGTCCTCCAGCATCCCCTCCAGTCTGGCTGCCACACCACCCAGCCCCGCCCCCCTCGGTCCTCACGGATCCAGCATCGCCTCGGGCATGAATGCTAACGCTCTGCCCTTCTACCCCACCAGTGAGACTGTAGAGTCAGTTGTTG AGTCGGCCCTGGATGACCTTGACCTGAATGATTTTGGTGTGTCAGCATTGGAGAGAAGCCTGGAGAGCAGCTCTGGTCTGCCCAGTGTGGGAGTGATGCTGG gaGGTAGCCAGCTTCAGAGTTCCGCTCCAGTCAACATCCCAGGGTCTTTCAGCAGCTCCGCTCCTTTTAGCTCCCCTTCACCATCACCCCCAGTGAGGCCGCATGCTTCGCCGTTCTTCTCCACTCATCTATCACAACCTGGCCAATCGGAGAGCACCTTCCTCGGACCATCTCATAGTTCTTTAG GTCTTAATGGAATGAGCACTAATATATGGGAGCACTTTCCTTCAGGCCAGGGTTCACCTGGTACACCCCCTACCCTGCTGCCTTCTGTGCCCTGTGCAGAGACTAACAGGCTCaaacaggagctggaggaagcacACAGGGCTTTAAAGCAGTGGGGTCACAGCTGGCGACACACAGCTCAGGTAG TCGTGGGCAGCTCTTAA
- the LOC114437241 gene encoding histone H3.3 yields MARTKQTARKSTGGKAPRKQLATKAARKSAPSTGGVKKPHRYRPGTVALREIRRYQKSTELLIRKLPFQRLVREIAQDFKTDLRFQSAAIGALQEASEAYLVGLFEDTNLCAIHAKRVTIMPKDIQLARRIRGERA; encoded by the exons ATGGCCCGTACCAAGCAGACTGCCCGTAAATCTACTGGAGGAAAGGCGCCAAGGAAGCAGCTGGCTACCAAGGCAGCTAGGAAGAGTGCACCGTCCACTGGAGGCGTGAAGAAGCCTCATCGTTACAG gCCTGGAACTGTCGCTCTGAGGGAGATTCGTCGTTACCAGAAGTCCACTGAGCTGCTTATCCGCAAGCTGCCCTTCCAGCGCCTGGTGAGAGAAATCGCCCAGGATTTCAAGACTGATCTGCGCTTCCAGAGCGCTGCGATTGGTGCCCTTCAG GAGGCCAGTGAAGCTTACCTGGTGGGTCTGTttgaggacaccaacctgtgcgccatccacgcaaAACGTGTCACCATcatgcccaaagacatccagctggcccgtaGGATAAGGGGAGAGAGGGCTTAA
- the LOC114437601 gene encoding uncharacterized protein LOC114437601 — MAPKDPLLGTLKVCVLNLQSDGEVVTDSNPHLASCCELLELVLRKGLQQPVLSLVHRDYWQCFEQLPQQDACGRLSALSLAVEQTRVCRKLLSAQGRGRYLLRLALSRKVLPQFFTHLLHTPRVLEWYSSTLSILRNEEFVEPFMSLLLVLSQMDFKLDMENCSFLDESWLLPVCEMYEVVPCREVGMVLRYLSGRVFVIELTPGSQADVDKFISPGDIIDEINGTSLRNSKNGQAGVVLSRFKGSPLSIRVLRWRAQDGTVYRPLIKPLRALQVENPALQLGPAPSQQTTSTEQKPPPSQCLKEGRIVYIVQYLGKANIGLFGGKEVLQHAIPQVLQKNLPSKEVLLDMKETHLTCTERNSKQELFEHHYPEISCVGRYAQPDYTIFAFCVADSPETPQTTGFCCVALRASTIKECEDIVCRIATGFKHTEWFV; from the exons ATGGCACCCAAGGACCCTCTCCTCGGCACTCTGAAAG TGTGCGTCCTGAACCTGCAGTCAGATGGGGAGGTGGTGACAGACTCCAACCCTCACCTCGcctcctgctgtgagctcctgGAACTGGTCCTCAGGAAGGGGCTCCAAC AGCCGGTCCTCAGTCTGGTACACAGAGATTACTGGCAGTGTTTTGAACAGCTTCCCCAGCAAGATGCCTGTGGCAG gctCTCTGCTCTGTCCCTGGCGGTTGAGCAGACCAGAGTTTGCAGGAAGCTGCTCTCGGCTCAGGGCCGAGGACGGTACCTGCTCAGGCTGGCCCTCAGCCGCAAGGTCCTGCCGCAGTTCTTCACacatctgctgcacacaccCAGAGTCCTGGAG TGGTACAGCTCGACTTTATCCATACTCAGGAATGAGGAATTTGTTG AGCCGTTTATGTCGCTGCTGCTCGTCCTTTCTCAAATGGACTTCAAACTTGACATGGAG aactgcagttttttagaCGAGAGCTGGCTCCTACCA GTGTGTGAGATGTATGAAGTCGTGCCTTGTCGGGAGGTAGGGATGGTGTTAAG GTATCTCAGCGGGCGCGTCTTTGTCATTGAACTGACACCCGGCAGTCAGGCTGACGTGGACAAATTCATCTCTCCAGGTGACATCATTGATGAGATTAATGGGACATCATTGAGGAATTCCAAAAATGGACAG GCTGGAGTGGTCCTCTCCCGGTTTAAAGGCAGCCCTCTTTCCATCCGTGTTTTAAGGTGGAGAGCCCAGGATGGAACGGTGTATCGGCCCCTTATAAAACCCCTGCGGGCCCTGCAGGTGGAGAACCCAGCTCTGCAGCTTGGTCCTGCTCCCTCACAACAAACGACCAGCACAGAGCAAAAGCCTCCTCCGTCACAGTGTCTCAAAGAGGGCAG GATTGTGTACATTGTGCAGTACCTGGGGAAAGCAAACATTGGATTG tttggAGGGAAGGAGGTGCTGCAGCATGCAATTCCACAGGTGTTGCAGAAAAACCTGCCCAGCAAG GAGGTGCTTTTAGATATGAAGGAAACACATTTAACGTGCACGGAAAGAAACAGTAAACAG GAGCTGTTTGAGCATCACTATCCTGAGATTTCATGTGTAGGGAGATATGCTCAACCGGACTACACAATATTTGCATTCTGTGTGGC AGACTCCCCAGAAACCCCACAGACAACAGGATTCTGCTGTGTGGCGCTCCGAGCCAGCACCATCAAGGAGTGCGAGGACATCGTCTGTCGGATCg CTACTGGGTTCAAGCACACCGAGTGGTTTGTATGA